In Gossypium hirsutum isolate 1008001.06 chromosome D06, Gossypium_hirsutum_v2.1, whole genome shotgun sequence, one genomic interval encodes:
- the LOC107900605 gene encoding mitotic spindle checkpoint protein MAD1 has translation MILRTPPPKKQRAEPILHESPSPQVASEGRLVIYEDNPLAVPPPESPHQPSDHLLCTYQCRQMVKADFIDALSNAEKQIRDYQSKLEILNENLSKAEAERKKFRDQFLYAEQELAAAKGREQMLHDQLLKEVNDSQERFKKQLETNNELKGKLQNELNLRKKAESSAASAEEKAADVEGKLTQFSQSIEREKKQLQNELAQLKGESKLSISRISADLESTKFRANSAQKESELLKEQLQDLKKQLNECLNQKSEVEKKMSSFTFQEVTSSESSILIKHLQEELRNYESEVREARKLKSSHEDIELLKAKLLEEKGRRERAESELSKLQEQQISLSNLENELSLWKLIMKDIPGVSCPEDIPVKFATLQKEVIESTMKIGETNACLKQIEVGLDAAHLAKQNAEAEAALDKEKAEILKSEVKRIELMLSMVTEERNKLSNAINELKRHKNEEAGDEVASGTVVQELESSLAKKESCIKELERSLHEQKEINDRQHNEIKMLHDRLNNEARRIKSLDRESDRLRSEISLLESKLGHGDYSASNTKVLRMVNTLAVDNEAKQTIEALKTELQKTNEKVQALEELKSQSGDTGKLVDSYISEKITKLKEQIATLEKREERYKTVFADRISVFRRACCELFGYKIVMDEHQRPNGIPVTHFTLQSIYAQNDDEKLEFEYESGNTNILANDYTAQPEISHQVDIFVRKLNSIPAFTANLTVESFNRRTLS, from the exons ATGATACTGAGGACTCCACCACCCAAGAAGCAAAGAGCCGAACCCATACTTCACGAGAGTCCGTCTCCGCAAGTAGCTTCCGAGGGACGTCTCGTCATCTATGAGGACAATCCTCTGGCGGTGCCTCCGCCGGAGTCGCCTCACCAGCCCTCTGATCACCTCCTCTGCACTTATCAATGCCGTCAGATG GTTAAAGCAGATTTTATAGATGCCTTGAGCAATGCGGAGAAGCAAATTCGTGATTATCAGTCCAAACTAGAGATTTTAAATGAAAACCTTTCTAAAGCCG AAGCAGAAAGGAAAAAGTTTAGGGATCAATTCCTTTATGCAGAACAAGAGCTAGCTGCTGCAAAAGGACGTGAACAGATGCTGCATGACCAGCTCTTGAAGGAAGTCAATGATTCACAGGAAAGATTCAAAAAGCAGTTAGAAACAAACAATGAGCTTAAG GGGAAGCTGCAGAATGAGCTGAACCTTCGCAAGAAAGCTGAGTCCTCTGCAGCTTCTGCTGAAGAGAAAGCAGCTGATGTAGAGGGAAAACTCACACAATTTTCTCAAAGCATAGAAAGGGAGAAAAAACAACTTCAGAATGAGCTTGCTCAGCTGAAAGGAGAATCAAAGCTTTCTATTTCCAGAATAAGTGCTGAT CTGGAAAGTACGAAATTTAGAGCTAATAGTGCTCAGAAGGAATCAGAGCTTTTGAAAGAGCAGCTACAGGATCTTAAGAAACAACTTAATGAG TGTTTGAACCAAAAGAGTGAAGTAGAGAAGAAGATGTCAAGTTTCACCTTTCAAGAAGTTACTTCCTCCGAGAGCAGTATTTTAATTAAGCATTTGCAAGAGGAGCTTAGAAACTat GAGTCTGAAGTACGAGAGGCAAGAAAGTTGAAATCATCTCATGAGGACATTGAGTTATTGAAGGCAAAATTACTGGAAGAGAAGGGCCGCAGGGAGAGGGCAGAATCAGAGCTATCCAAGTTGCAAGAACAACAGATAAGTTTGAGCAACTTGGAGAATGAGTTGTCATTGTGGAAGCTTATTATGAAGGACATACCTGGTGTGTCATGTCCTGAAGATATACCCGTCAAGTTTGCAACATTACAAAA GGAAGTGATTGAAAGTACAATGAAGATAGGTGAGACAAATGCATGCTTGAAGCAAATTGAGGTTGGACTGGATGCTGCACACCTTGCTAAACAGAATGCTGAAGCTGAGGCTGCATTGGATAAGGAGAAGGCAGAAATCTTAAAATCAGAGGTCAAGCGGATTGAACTCATG CTTTCCATGGTTACTGAAGAGAGGAATAAGTTGAGCAATGCTATTAATGAATTAAAGAGGCATAAGAATGAAGAAGCAGGTGATGAAGTGGCTAGTGGAACTGTTGTTCAG GAGCTTGAATCATCTCTTGCAAAGAAGGAATCTTGTATTAAAGAATTAGAGAGAAGTTTACATGAACAAAAAGAAATTAATGATCGCCAACATAATGAGATTAAAATGCTCCATGATAGGCTAAATAATGAAGCAAGAAGAATAAAATCACTAGACAGGGAGAGTGATCGACTTCGTTCAgagatttcactattggagtcaAAG CTGGGTCATGGTGATTATTCAGCTTCAAATACAAAAGTTCTGCGAATGGTAAATACTCTTGCTGTTGATAATGAGGCAAAACAAACTATTGAGGCATTAAAAACTGAGTTACAAAAGACAAATGAGAAGGTACAAGCTCTTGAAGAATTGAAAAGTCAATCAG GTGACACTGGGAAGCTGGTTGACTCGTATATATCTGAGAAGATAACGAAATTAAAAGAACAAATTGCGACACTTGAAAAACGTGAAGAGAG ATACAAGACTGTTTTTGCGGATAGAATTTCAGTTTTTAGAAGAGCATGTTGCGAGCTTTTTGGTTACAAG ATAGTAATGGATGAGCACCAGCGTCCTAATGGAATCCCTGTGACCCATTTTACCCTCCAATCAATTTATGCACAAAATGATGATGAGAAGCTTGAATTTGAGTATGAATCTGGAAATACCAATATATTG GCAAATGATTATACTGCTCAGCCTGAGATATCCCATCAG GTTGATATCTTTGTTCGGAAGTTGAACTCAATTCCAGCTTTCACTGCTAATCTAACAGTTGAATCTTTTAACAGGCGAACCCTTTCGTAA